The region CAGGACGTGGATCGGGTCGGGGTGCAGTTCGAGCAGGCCGACGAGCCAGGCGAGCCGGCTGCGGCGGGCGGTGACGTTCCAGATGGTGCCCGCCCTGCGGACCGGGTGCCCGCTGTCGTCGTATTCGAAGCCGGCCCGCAGCTCCACCCAGCTGATGGCGCCGTCCGCGCCGACGACACGGTATTCGACGGCGTACGGCTGCCCGGTCGCGATCGACGCGTCGATGGCCGCCTGCGCGTCGGGCCGGTCGTCGGGGTGGACGCGCTCCATCCAGGTCTCGATCCGGTGGTCCCAGGTGGCGGCGTCCAGGCCGGCCGCGGGGATGAGGCTCTCGGTGACCTCGTCGATGTCCAGCAGCCCGGTGTCGAGGTCCCAGCTCCAGGTCCCGACGCCGACCTGCCGCATCACCTGCTCCCGCACCGCGATCGGCTCCAGCCACCAGGGGGCGCCGCTGGTGCGCCGGTGCCGGGCCCGCGAGAGCCGGGCGCCGAGGGCCGCGGCGACCCGGACGAGGAAGCGCTCGCGCCCGGCGGCCGGGGCGGCGCCGGTGAGGACCGAGAGGGCGCCGACCGGCTCCCCGTCGAGCACGATCGGCGCGGCCAGCAGGCCCCCGGACAGACCGGTGTCCCCGTCCGCCGCCGCGGGCCACCGCGGGGACCAGGTCACGCAGCCGCGCGTCACCGCGTGGGTCGGTGCCGTGGCCGCGGTGAACGGCAGCTCGTCCCAGCGGTGCGCCAGCGGCCCTGGCAGCCCGTTGACCGCCACGAGGCGCAGGGTGCCGTCCGCGGCGCCGCTGAGGTGGACAAGGCCGCCGAAGCCGCTGAGGGCGGCCACGGCCTGCTGGAGGGCGAGCCGCAGCAGTTCGGCCTCGCCGAGGCCTTCTGCGGTTTCGAGCAGGCGCAGCCGGACGGCCTCCGCCGGGTCGTCGCCGGGTTCGCTGTGCGCGGCTGCCATCAACGCATCACCTGCCTCACCCTCCACTCCCATTCTTGCGCCGATCGCCACGCATCGCCCTGGCGGGCAGCCGTCCCCCCATCCGCCGTCACGTGCGGACGGACCGCACCACCGTCGGGGGCCTCAGCCCCCGCTCACCCTCATGTGCGGACGGACCCGCACGACCCCCGGCCGGGGGCGCCCCCCCCACCCAGCGTCGTACGCCGACGGACCGCGCCCCAGGGGGCGACCAGCCCCCACGCACCGTCGCGTGCGGACGCACCGCACCACCCCAAGGGCGCGAGGAACCGCGCGACCAGCCCCCACCGGGGCGCGGGTCGTCACCGACCCGAAGGGTCTCCTCGGTCCGCTCCGGACCACCAGCCGGTGGTGGGTTGCGCGCGCAGTTCCCCGCGCCCCTGATGGGCACCCCCTGCGGGAGGGGAGCCGCCAGAACACCCGCGCCCCGGGGAAGGGCACCCGGCGGTATGTATGACATCTGTCATGCGGAAGACACGACCTCCGCCACTGCCGCGCGCAGCGCCACCCCGCCAAGCTGGACGTATGACAGCGACAGCGACCACGAATGGCGCGACCGGGCGAACCGCGGGCACGGGGGCGGTGCCCGTCGCGAGGTTCACCGCGGTGAACAAGAGCTACGGCGACGTGCACGCGGTGGCGGATCTGAGCCTTGAGCTGCACGCGGGCGAGACGGTGGCGCTGCTCGGCCCGAACGGGGCGGGCAAGTCCACCGCGCTCGATCTGCTGCTCGGGCTCAAGAACGCCGACCGGGGCGAGGTGCGGGTGTTCGGCACGACGCCCGCGCAGGCGATCACGGCCGGGCGGGTCGGAGCCATGCTGCAGAGCGGCGGCCTCATGGAGGACGTGACCGTACGGGAGCTGGTCGGGCTCGCGTGCGACCTGCACCCGAAGGCGTACCCGGTCAGCCAGGTGCTGGCCGGGGCGGACATCGCGGACATCGGGTCGCGGATGGTCAACAAGCTGTCCGGCGGCCAGGAGCAGCGGGTGCGGTTCGCGCTCGCCACGGCCGGCGCGAACGATCTGATCGTGCTGGACGAGCCGACCGTCGGGATGGACGTCAGCGCGCGCCAGGCGTTCTGGGCGACGATGCGCGGCCAGGTGGCCGAGGGGCGGACCGTGCTGTTCGCCACGCACTACCTGGAGGAGGCCGACGCCGTCGCGGACCGCGTCCTGGTGATGCACCAGGGGCGGCTGATCGCGGACGGCACGGCCGCGGAGATCAAGGCGCGGGCGGGCGCCCGGCGGATCACCTTCGACCTCGAAGGGCCGGTGGACGAGGCCGCGCTGCGGGCGCTGCCGCATCTGGTGGGCCTGGACATCACCGGGCCGACCGTCCGCATCCGCTCCGACGACGCCGACGCGACGACCCACGCGGTCTACGGCCTCGGCCTCTACCCGCGCAATCTCGAGGTGGCGGGCCTGGGCCTCGAACAGGCCTTCCTGGCCATCACCGACGCGGCCACCGCCGCGAACGCCGGCACGGCGGGCACCACGAACGCCGACACCGCCGCGCGCGCGGACACCGCCGCGGCCCCGAAGACCGCCGACGCGGACGACAACGGAGCGGGCACGCGATGAACACCCTGGTCAGGCTGGAAATCATCCGCACCCTGCGGAATCGCAAGTTCATGTTCTTCTCGGTGCTCTACCCGGGCCTGCTGTTCCTGATCGTCACCGCGGGCGCGGGAAAGACCAAGAAGCTGGACGGCGTGGACCTCACCGTGGCCGCGTACTACATGGTCGCGATGGCCGCCTTCGGCGCGATGACCGCCGTGCTCATGGGCAATGCCGAGCGCATCGCCCGCGAGCGCGAGAAGGGCTGGGTGCGGCAGCTGCGGCTCACCGCGCTGCCGGGCCGCGGCTATGTGACGGCGAAGATCGCCTCCGCCGCGACCGTCAGCCTGCCGTCGATCCTGATCGTGCTGGTGCTGGGCGCCGCCGTGAAGGGCGTACGCCTCGACGCCTGGCAGTGGGCGGCGATCCTGGTCAGCATCTGGGCGGGCAGCATGGTCTTCGCCGCGCTCGGCGTCGCCATCGGCTATGTCGCGACCGCGGACGTGGCCCGGCCGATCTCGATGCTCTGCTACTTCGTGCTGGCGATGCTCGGCGGCCTGTGGGTGCCCTTCACCACCTTCCCGCACTGGCTCCAGACGCTGGCCGGGTATCTACCGGGCCGCGCGTACGCCGCCCTCGGGCAGTCCATCGAGTTCGGCGACGCCCCGCACGCCAAGGACGTCACCGTGCTCGTCTGCTACCTGGTGCTCTTCGCCGGTACGGCCGCCTGGCTGTACCGCAAGGACACCAGGAAGGCGTAGCGGGAAGGACCGGAGGAGCGGGCACATGAGCGTCGAGGAGACCTGGGCCGGCACCGAGCCGGCCGCCGGCCGGCGGCTGCCCGAGACGCGCCGGCAGGCGCTGATCAGACTGATGTGGATCGGCGTGTGGCTGCTCTACCTGGCCGCGCCCGTCACCGACCTCTTCGGCGGCCACCACTCGGCGGCCGTCACGGCGCTGGCCGGCGCCGGTCTGGCCTGCTTCATCGTGGGCTACCTGTCGCTGGTCTTCCTGCCCGCCCACACCGGGGAGCGCTCCGCGCCCTGGGTCTACGCGCTGCTGGCCGCGCAGACCGCGCTGTCCTTCGTCCTGTCGGCCGGCCTCGGCAAGAACTGGCTGGTGCTCTTCGTGTACGTGGCGGTCTCCTGCGGGGCCGCTCTGCCCGCGGCACAGTCCCGCTGGGCGGTGCCCGGCGTCACCGCGGTGCTGGCCGGTACCGGCGCGTGGGTGGACCGGCCCGGCGACCTCTACCCGTCGCTGGTGGTGCCCGCGCTGCTGGGCGGCTTCGCGATGCTCGGCGTGACGCAACTCGTCCGGACCATGCGGGAGTTGCGGGAGGCTCGGCGCACGGTCGCGCACCTCGCCGCCACCGAGGAGCGCCTGCGGCTGGCCCGCGACCTGCACGATCTGCTCGGGCACTCGCTGTCCCTGATCACGCTCAAGAGCGAACTGGCCGGGCGGATGCTGCCGGGCCGCCCCGAGGACGCGGCGCAGCAGGTAGCGGACATCGAACAGGTCAGCAGGCAGGCGCTGGTGGACGTCCGCGAGGCGGTCAGCGCCTACCGCCGGCCGACGCTGGCCGGCGAGACAGCGACCGCCCGCAGGGCGCTGGCCAGCGCCGGGGTGGCGGTACAGATGCACGTCCCCGACCTGCTGCCGGGTCTTGACACCGATACGGAGGGCGCGCTCGCCTGGGCGCTGCGGGAGGCCACGACGAATGTCGTACGGCACAGCGGCGCCGCGCTGTGCGTGTGCGCGGTGACGGTGGATCCGGAGGCCGGGCTCGCCGTCCTGACCGTCTCGGACGACGGGCGCGGGCCGCTGGGCTCGCGGCCGGGCAACGGGCTCACCGGGCTGGGCGAGCGCCTCGCCCTGGCGGGCGGCACGCTGGTGACCGCCCGCGCGGGCGACGGCGGCTTCACGCTGCGCGCGACGGTCCCCCTCGCGGCCGTTCCCGCCCGGCCTTCCTAGCCGGGCGGCACGGGGGGCTCACCCCGCGTTCTGCAAGGTCACCGTCCGGTCGGCGGGGTTCTCCGCCCCGAGCGCCTGGATCAGCGCGGTGGCCACGTCCTTGGGGGTGACCGCCGTCTTCGTGCCGTCGCCGCGCTCCAGCATTACCCCGTCGAACCTGCTCCCGTACAGCGTCTGCATCGCGTCGAGGTCGATGTGCGGGGCGAGCTTGCCGTCGGGGGTCGCGACCATCGTCAGGAACTGCGGCAGTGTCGTGTTGAAGGAGATGAAGTGGTTCGCGTCCGCGCGCACCGTCACCTTGCCCGACATCGCGGTCTTGCCGAAGCCGTTGACGGCCCGGTCGATCTCGGCCTGCGAGACCTTGGGCGAGGTGGTGGTGGCGCTGAGCACCACCGGGGTGTCCGCGCCGGTCTCCGCGCGGGTGCGGTAGGCCGCCTCGACCTGCGCGGTCGCGGCCACCAGGTCCAGGGTCTGCCGGGGCTTGCCCGGGACCGCGATCGCCTTGTGGTCCTCGAAGCGGACCATCGCGTCGCTGCCCGCGCTGCCCTTGCCGGCCAGCGACTGGAGCGCGACCTTGAGCTTGTCCTCGTCGACGACGAAGACCGGGGCCGCGGTGCGGCTGCCGCCGAAGAGCGAGCCGATCACCGAGACCGGGTTGTAGTCGGCGTGGGCGACCGCCCGTACGGTCGCGTCGGTGTCGATGGACAGGCCCGCCACCGACGGCTTGAGGCTCTGCTTGCGGCCGCCGATGGTGAGCGCGAGGGGGGCGGTGGCGCGGTTGCCGAGCGCGGTGTCCAGCATCTTGACGGCCGCGTCGCGGTTCTGGTTGCCGATGTCCACCCCGAGCGCGGTGGTGCCCTTGGGCACATCGGCGTGGTTCATCAGCAGGCCGGCGCCGTAGGCCAGGACGACGACGCCGACGGCGGCGACCCCGAGCAGCAGCGGCTTGGAGCGGCCCTTCTTCGCCGGCCGGGCGGCGGTGGCCGCGGGCGCCGGCGGCTTGCGGGCCGGGGGCACCGCGGCGGCGGGCTCCGGCTCGGCGGCGCCCTTGCGCGGCTGCCGGGCGGTGCGGGACTCGTCGGCCGGGACCGCGGGGATGCCGCCGACCAGGGTGTCGCTCGACACCCGGTCGTTCCCGCCGCGCGCGGGCGGCCGGAAGCCGTTCGCACCGGCGGGCGGCCGGGGCGTGTCCTGCGTCAGCGGCGGTACGTTCATCGCGCCGGTGGCCGGGCCCGAGGTCGGGCCGTACGGGATGCCCAGCGGGTCCTCGCCGCCGGCGAAGGGCTGGTCGCTCGGGCGCGGCACCCCGGGCGGGAAGTCGGCGGTCCCGAACGGCTGCGACCCGGTGTCGTACGGCGACCGGGTCTCGTCCACGACGGGCATCGCGGCGGTGCTGTCGAAGGCCGGGTCCGCGCCGAAGGCGGCCTGCGACCCGGTGTCGAACGGCGAACCCGTACCGAAGGGCGGTGCCTCGGAGGTGTAGGGGGCGGCGAAACCACCCGCCGGGGTGTCGTGCGGGCCACGGGCGGCCTCGGACTCACCGGGCGCCCCGCCGACCGGCGGCGGCAGATACGGGGTGTTCCCGGTCGGCTCGCCCTGCGCTCCCCCGGGCTCGGTCCGCGGGGATCCGCCCCAGGTGGTGTCGGTCCGCGTGCCCGGCGGGGTCAGCCCGGGCGAGGGTCCCGCGGCGGCGGGGTTGCGGACCGGCAGCGGTACCGCCCCGGTCGGCTCGTCCCGCCCGTAGGGAGAGGCCGGTGCGCCCCCCGGCACGGGCGCGCCGCCCGTGGGCTCGTCCGGCCCGGAGGCCGGCGCGCCCTGCGGCGGCGCCGACGCCTTGCGCGGGGCGAACCAGTCGCTGGTCTTCTCCGGCTCCGGCTCGGCCGGCGCCTCCGCCTCGGGGGCGGGCGTGGCCTGCGCGGGTGCCTCGGCCGCCGCGGCGGCGACAGCGGCGTCGTCGACGGTGGTGCGGACCACGACCGGCGGGATCGGGCGGGAGCCGGGGATGTTGATACGGATCCGGGTCGTCAGCGTGGTCTCGGTCCTGGGCTCGCCAGGCGCGGGCGCCTGCGCGGGCGCGGCGTCCTGCGCCGCGCCCTGCTGGCCGCCGTCGTCGTCCGGTGCCCCCGCGGGCCGCGTCCGCTCCTGCGGGTGCAGCGAGGGGAAGGGGCGGCTGCTGCCGTACGGCGGGGTCCCCGAGGGATACGCGGCACCGCCGCGACCCTGGGGACCGGAGGACGAACTGTCTGTTTCACGAGTCAAAGCAGGCTCTCCCGGTTAGCTACGCCGCCCGACACTGTTCTCCGATTGCGGCTCGCCGGCGGGCCCCACCATACCGACCTGCCGGTGGCCGCGACCCTGGTCGGCCGCAACGCTCGCGCTCAGCCAACCATGCGCTCGCCCCTGCCCGCCAAGTCAGGCGGTATTCGCCCCGGATGAGGTCAGTTGGGGCAGAGTGGCGCAGATCACCGCGGCCAGGGCGCCGCCGAGCAGGTAGAGGTACGCGCCCGCGCCCGCCGCGAAGAGGAAGTCGCCCTCGGGGCGGGTGGAGCTGAGCAGCAGGACCGAGATCAGCCAGAAGCCGGCCGGCACCGCCACCCCGACCCGGCTGCCGGTGGCCTTCAGACCGCCGTAGAAGAGCGCCGCGCAGCCCGCGAGGGACAGCAGCAGGCCGCCGGGGAACAGGCCCGCCTGGACCAGCGCCCCGGCCGCCGCGACGAGGGCGCCGAGGACGGCGAGGCCGGCGTAGCCGAGGATCCGGCCGAGCGTGATCGGGGTGGTCATGACGCGCTCCCGCCGGCCGGGTCCGAGGGGTCGAAGAGGTCGTCCGCCGGGCCGTCGGCGCTGCCGCCCGCGAGCGCGTCGCCGCGGACCTGGCGGTAGCACTCGGTGGCGAAGAACGGCTGCCCGAGGTCGTTGGACAGCGCGAAGAAGGGTCCGTCCACGGCGATCTGGCTGGCGTGCGCGCGCATCGCGGCGGTCTTGCGGTCGCTGTACGCGCTGCCGTCGATCGCCACGGTGACCAGCTTGTCGTCGACCACGCCCGGCACGTCGTCCGGGGTGGCGACGCCCTCGAAGGGGAAGTCCCTGCCGGCCGCCGCGAGGCGGGCGAAGCCCTCCTCCACGACCGAGCGCGGGGTGCAGATCTCGTAGACCCTGTCCACCCGGTGGCCCTGGTCGGCGGCCAGTTCGTAGCCGCGCAGCGCGACCCGGTGGGCCTGGATGTGGTCGGGGTGGCCGTAGCCGCCGTTGTCGTCGTAGGTGACGAGCGCCTGCGGGCGCACGTCCATGATGACCTCGGCCAGGTGGCCCGCCGCCTCGTCCAGGTCGGCCTGCCAGAAGCAGCCGGGCACCTCGTTCTGCGCGACGCCCATCATGCCGGAGTCGCGGTAGCGGCCGGGGCCGCCGAGGAAGCGGTGGTCGGCGACGCCGAGTTCCGACATCGCCGCCGCCAGCTCACCGATCCGGTACTCGCCCAGGGCGTCGTCCCGGTCCGAGGCCAGATGTGCCAGCTCGGGCGGGATGACCTCGCCCTCCTCGCCGAGTGTGCAGGTGACGAGGGTGACGAGGGCACCTTCCGCCGCGTACTTCGCCATGGTGGCGCCGTTGTTGATCGTCTCGTCGTCGGGGTGGGCGTGGACGAGAAGCAGACGGCGCGCGGGTGGTGCGGGCGGGGTGGTTCGGTCGGTCATGGCGGAAGCCTACGACCCCCGCCGGTGGCGCTCAGAACTTGATGTCGGAGATCATCCCCGCGACATTGTTGGTGAGGTCGGTGATCTGTGGTGCCCAGGACGAACTCGCCAGGTAGAAACCCAGCAGCGTGCAAGCGATGGCGTGCCCGGTTTTCAGACCGGACCTGCGGATCAACAAGACCACGACGATCAGCAGCAGCAGCACCGCCGAAATCGAGAGTGCCACAGCGGCTCACCTCCAGGTACGCAGGGTTCATGTCAGTTGCCACATGGTTATTACCCACCCACGGCAACGGATCATAACTTTCCGTGCCACCGCATATGTCGGAGCACGGAAGCACACGGGGGCGCATGACCAGATCCGGCCACCCGCGCCCCGGGGCGCGTTTTCGACTCCGGGTGCTCCGCCGCTGGTAGGAGGCCCGCCACGCCATCCGGCGTTTATCCGGAGGCGATTGTCGGCGCGACCCCCTACTGTCGCGGGTATGACGTACCTCTCATTCCCGCGGCAGCACGCACGGACGCAGCGGTTCACCCTGGGGGCGCCGCGGTCCTTCGCGGTCGCGCCCGGGGGCGAGCGGGTGGCCTTCCTGCGGTCGCGGTCCGGTACGGACACCGCCCAACTGCTGTGGGTGCTGGACCTGCCGGCGGGCGAGGGGGAGCCGCGGGAGCGCGTGGCGGCCGATCCGGCGACGCTGCTCGGCGGCTCCAGGGAGGACCTGCCGGCGGCCGAGCGGGCCCGCAGGGAGCGCAGCAGGGAGGGCTCCGCCGGCGTGGTGTCCTACGCGGTGGACAGCGCCGTGGAGGTGGCCGCCTTCGCCCTGTCCGGGCGGCTGTTCACGGCCGGGCTGGCGCCGGAGGGCGGCGGGGCACGCGAGTTGGCGGTGCCGGGTCCCGTGGTGGACCCGCGGCCCTCGCCGGACGGGCGGTGGGTGGCCTACGCGTCGGGGGGCGCGCTGCGGGTGGTCGGGGCGGACGGCGGCGGCGGGCGCGCGCTGGCCGAGCCGGACGGCGGGCAGGTGACGTGGGGCCTCGCGGAATTCATCGCGGCCGAGGAGATGGGCCGCTCGCGCGGCTTCTGGTGGGCGCCGGACAGCTCCGCGCTGCTGGCCGCCCGGGTGGACGAGTCGGGGGTGCAGCGGCGCTGGATCTCCGAGCCCGCGCAGCCCGACCGGGCGCCCGCCGAGGTCGCCTATCCGGCGGCGGGCACGGCCAACGCGGAGGTCACCCTCGCGCTGCTCGGCCTCGACGGCAGCCGGCGGGACGTGGCATGGGACCGGGAGCGCTTCCCGTACCTGGCGGCGGTGCACTGGACGGCCGCAGGCCCGCCGGTGCTGCTGGTGCAGGCGCGCGACCAGCGCACCCAGCGGTATCTGACGGTGGACCTCGCGACCGGCGCGACCGGGACCGCCGTCACCGAGGAAGATCGAATTTGGCTGGATCTTTTCCCCGGTGTGCCCGCTCTGCGACCAGACGGGACACTGCTGCGGATCACCGACGTGGACGGCGTCCGGGTGCTGATGGCCGGTGACCGGGCGCTCACCGGCGGTGAGTTGCACGTCCGGGCGGTACTGGACGCGGACGGCGGCGACATCCTGGTCAGCGCCTCGGCGGGACCGGACGCGGCCGACCCGGAGACCGGCCAGATCCACGTCCACCGGGTGACCCCGGACGGCGCGGTCCGGGTCAGCGACGAGCCGGGCGTGCATGTCGCGGTGCGCTCCGGCGAGGTCACCGTCCTGGTCTCCGCGGTGCCCGACCGGCCCGGCTCGGCGGTCCGGGTGCTGCGCTCCGGGCGTACGGCCGCCGTCGTCGCCTCGTACGCCGAGGCACCGTCGCTCACCGCCCGGGTGCGCCTCACCGAGGCCGGCAAGCGGCGCATCCCGTGCGCGGTGCTGCTGCCCACCGGGTATGCCGAGGGCGACGGCCCGCTGCCGGTGCTGATGGACCCTTACGGCGGTCCGCACGGCCAGCGCGTGCTGGCCGCGCACAACCCGCACCTGGTCTCGCAGTGGTTCGCCGACCAGGGCTTCGCGGTGATCGTCGCCGACGGCCGCGGGACACCGGGGCGCTCCCCCGAGTGGGAGAAGGGCATCTCCGGCGGGCGGCTGGCCGAGGTGGTCCTCGACGACCAGATCGACGCGCTGCACGCGCTCGCCGAGGTCCACCCGCTCGACCTCGGCCGGGTCGCCATCCGCGGCTGGTCCTTCGGCGGCACGCTGGCCGCGCTCGCGGTGCTGCGCCGGCCCGACGTCTTCCACGCGGGTGTCGCGGGGGCTCCGCTGACCGACCAGCGGCTGTACGACACGCACTACACCGAGCGGTATCTCGGCCACCCGGAGGAGCAGGCCGCGGCCTACGACCGCAACTCGGTCGTCACCGCCGACGGGATTCCCGGACTCGCCGAGCCGGCGCGGCCGTTGATGATCGTGCACGGCTTCGCCGACGACAATGTCCTGGTGGCGAACGCGTTGCGGCTGTCCACGGCGCTGCTTGTGGCCGGCCGCCCGCACGAGGTGTTGCCGCTGTCGGGCGGCATCACGCACATGACCCCGCAGGAGCAGGTGGCGGAGAACCTGCTTCTCCTCCAGGTGGACTTCCTGCGCCGCTCGCTCCGCACCGGGGCGTAGTCCCCGCAGCTCCCCCCGGTGGCGGGCCGGTCGCCCAATTCCCCGCGCCCCCAAGGGGCAGCCACTTCCTGTGGCGTTCACAGTGCCGCCGCGCTGTGGTTGCGCGCGGTTCCCCGCACCCCCGCGGGGCTCGGCTCCTCTCCCGGACAGGGCAAGCATCAGGGGCGCCGGGGGTACCCCCAGTGAAGCCCAGGGGGCGGAACCGCGCGGCCGACCGGGACGGCGCAGCCGGCACGCACCCACCGCAAGTGGAACCCCCCAGGCGAAGCCCTGGGGCGGAACCGCGCGACCGGGCCCACCACTCAGCGCAACCGCCCCCGGTGGGAATGGCGTGCGGTGACCAGGAATCGCGGTCCGTATATCGGTCAGACGACAGCTTTGTTGCTCGCGTGTTAACGCAATTCGCCCGGGCAAGTCCGACAAGTCCCCCCCAGTCGGGGGCTGTCAAGCACGCCTGGACGTCAATCTGCTCAATGTTCGCTCAAGAAGCAGACGATCACGCTTTCTTCCTTCCACGCCCCCTTGACTGGAAGTTGCTTTCATTGCGACAGTCCGGGCAACTCGCGACGCGTCAGCCCGTCGCGCCGTCCCAATCCTGTAGCGGGGGCTATCGCGATGACGAGTTCCACCGAGACCACGGTCTCCGGCACGCCCGGAGAGCCGGATGAGGTCACCGCCGCCCCGCCCGCGGTCGCGGCCGAGCTGGTCGGCCGGTCACCCGGCCAGTTGATGTGGCGTCGCTTCAAACGCGACCGCACGGGGGTCATTTCGGCCTACGTGGTCGCGTTCTTCTTCGTGATCGCGATCTTCGCGCCGCTCATCGCGAAGCTGTACGGCAAGAACCCGTACACGCTGTACGGGCAGAACGAGCCCGGCCTGCTCAACGACTTCGGCTACCCGATCGCGCCCAACGGCGGTATCAGCAGCCGGTTCTGGTTCGGCATCGAGCCGAACCTCGGGCGGGACGTGTTCACCCAGCTGCTCTACGGCATCCGCACCTCGCTGGGCATCGCCGTCGCGGTGACGATCGTGGTGACGGTCACCGCGATCCTGCTGGGCATCTCGGCCGGCTACCTCGGC is a window of Streptomyces sp. NBC_01477 DNA encoding:
- a CDS encoding sensor histidine kinase; this encodes MSVEETWAGTEPAAGRRLPETRRQALIRLMWIGVWLLYLAAPVTDLFGGHHSAAVTALAGAGLACFIVGYLSLVFLPAHTGERSAPWVYALLAAQTALSFVLSAGLGKNWLVLFVYVAVSCGAALPAAQSRWAVPGVTAVLAGTGAWVDRPGDLYPSLVVPALLGGFAMLGVTQLVRTMRELREARRTVAHLAATEERLRLARDLHDLLGHSLSLITLKSELAGRMLPGRPEDAAQQVADIEQVSRQALVDVREAVSAYRRPTLAGETATARRALASAGVAVQMHVPDLLPGLDTDTEGALAWALREATTNVVRHSGAALCVCAVTVDPEAGLAVLTVSDDGRGPLGSRPGNGLTGLGERLALAGGTLVTARAGDGGFTLRATVPLAAVPARPS
- a CDS encoding DUF6113 family protein, producing the protein MTTPITLGRILGYAGLAVLGALVAAAGALVQAGLFPGGLLLSLAGCAALFYGGLKATGSRVGVAVPAGFWLISVLLLSSTRPEGDFLFAAGAGAYLYLLGGALAAVICATLPQLTSSGANTA
- a CDS encoding S9 family peptidase, with product MTYLSFPRQHARTQRFTLGAPRSFAVAPGGERVAFLRSRSGTDTAQLLWVLDLPAGEGEPRERVAADPATLLGGSREDLPAAERARRERSREGSAGVVSYAVDSAVEVAAFALSGRLFTAGLAPEGGGARELAVPGPVVDPRPSPDGRWVAYASGGALRVVGADGGGGRALAEPDGGQVTWGLAEFIAAEEMGRSRGFWWAPDSSALLAARVDESGVQRRWISEPAQPDRAPAEVAYPAAGTANAEVTLALLGLDGSRRDVAWDRERFPYLAAVHWTAAGPPVLLVQARDQRTQRYLTVDLATGATGTAVTEEDRIWLDLFPGVPALRPDGTLLRITDVDGVRVLMAGDRALTGGELHVRAVLDADGGDILVSASAGPDAADPETGQIHVHRVTPDGAVRVSDEPGVHVAVRSGEVTVLVSAVPDRPGSAVRVLRSGRTAAVVASYAEAPSLTARVRLTEAGKRRIPCAVLLPTGYAEGDGPLPVLMDPYGGPHGQRVLAAHNPHLVSQWFADQGFAVIVADGRGTPGRSPEWEKGISGGRLAEVVLDDQIDALHALAEVHPLDLGRVAIRGWSFGGTLAALAVLRRPDVFHAGVAGAPLTDQRLYDTHYTERYLGHPEEQAAAYDRNSVVTADGIPGLAEPARPLMIVHGFADDNVLVANALRLSTALLVAGRPHEVLPLSGGITHMTPQEQVAENLLLLQVDFLRRSLRTGA
- a CDS encoding ABC transporter permease, which gives rise to MNTLVRLEIIRTLRNRKFMFFSVLYPGLLFLIVTAGAGKTKKLDGVDLTVAAYYMVAMAAFGAMTAVLMGNAERIAREREKGWVRQLRLTALPGRGYVTAKIASAATVSLPSILIVLVLGAAVKGVRLDAWQWAAILVSIWAGSMVFAALGVAIGYVATADVARPISMLCYFVLAMLGGLWVPFTTFPHWLQTLAGYLPGRAYAALGQSIEFGDAPHAKDVTVLVCYLVLFAGTAAWLYRKDTRKA
- the mshB gene encoding N-acetyl-1-D-myo-inositol-2-amino-2-deoxy-alpha-D-glucopyranoside deacetylase, coding for MTDRTTPPAPPARRLLLVHAHPDDETINNGATMAKYAAEGALVTLVTCTLGEEGEVIPPELAHLASDRDDALGEYRIGELAAAMSELGVADHRFLGGPGRYRDSGMMGVAQNEVPGCFWQADLDEAAGHLAEVIMDVRPQALVTYDDNGGYGHPDHIQAHRVALRGYELAADQGHRVDRVYEICTPRSVVEEGFARLAAAGRDFPFEGVATPDDVPGVVDDKLVTVAIDGSAYSDRKTAAMRAHASQIAVDGPFFALSNDLGQPFFATECYRQVRGDALAGGSADGPADDLFDPSDPAGGSAS
- a CDS encoding ABC transporter ATP-binding protein; this translates as MTATATTNGATGRTAGTGAVPVARFTAVNKSYGDVHAVADLSLELHAGETVALLGPNGAGKSTALDLLLGLKNADRGEVRVFGTTPAQAITAGRVGAMLQSGGLMEDVTVRELVGLACDLHPKAYPVSQVLAGADIADIGSRMVNKLSGGQEQRVRFALATAGANDLIVLDEPTVGMDVSARQAFWATMRGQVAEGRTVLFATHYLEEADAVADRVLVMHQGRLIADGTAAEIKARAGARRITFDLEGPVDEAALRALPHLVGLDITGPTVRIRSDDADATTHAVYGLGLYPRNLEVAGLGLEQAFLAITDAATAANAGTAGTTNADTAARADTAAAPKTADADDNGAGTR